GTTGCCCACCCCGGACTCATTGAGGAGCTCGCCCTTGTCGTTGCTGCGGAAGTAGTAGTAGGGGACGCACTCCCAGAACGCGGAGAGGGCGCCCTCACTGGGGACCGTATGGTTGTAGACCACGTCCAAGACCACCCCCAAGCCACGCCTTTGCAGCGCCGCGATCAGGGTCTTGACCTCCCGAATCCGAGCGAGTGGGTCGCCGTCGGGCTGGGTGGCGTACTGCTCCTCAGGGACATTGAAGAGTGTGGTCTCGTAGCCCCAGTTGTAGGTCTTGGAGTGGGCGGCGTTGAAGTTCTGGATCGGTAGCAGGTGGACGTGGGTGACCCCGAGTCGCGCCAGGTACTCGCTCTTTTGGGCGAGCCCCAGGTACTTGCCACGCCACTCGGGCTTGACACCGCTCGACGGATGGATCGTGAAGTCCCGGACATGGAGCTCGTAGACAAGGGCATCGGTGGCTCTCTTGCCGACGAACGGGCGCGGGGCGGGCCAGCCCGGCGGGTTGGTGCGGCTCAGATCGGCAACGACGGAGCGTGCTGAGTCGGCCGTAGCGGCGACCCCGTAGATATCCGCGGCGCGGCGGCTCTGGCCGTAGGAGCGGAGCTCGTAGTGGTAGGGAGTCCCGTGCCAGTCGCCGGGAACCGTCACACGCCAGACTCCCGCCGTGCCCCGCTTCAGCGCATGCCGCTTCTCTCCCAGTACCAGGGTCACCTGCTCCGCCACCGGGCTCCAGAGCGTGAAGGTCGTCTGGGTGCGGCTCCAGTGTGCCCCCAGATCGCCGCCTGCGTAGTGAAACAGCGGGTCCGAGAGGGCCTCGCGGACGTAGACCACGCGCTCGGGCTCCCGCTCGAACTGGACACGCAGGGGCTGCGCGACCTCTGCCGCGGTCAGCTTACGCGCTAGCCGGAGCCGCACGGACTGAAAGCGTGCCGGGGGTGCCGCGGCCCTAGAGCGCTCGGGAAGCGCGGTGGGCAGGGGGACAGTAGCGGGCTGGTTGATCGAGTCTTGAATTGTCTTCTTGCCGAAGTCCACCACAAAGCGCACGAGCTGGGCCTTGGGCACGGTCAGCGCGATATTGGCCCCGCCCGGCACGAACCCCGCGCCGTAGTTCTCGTCCCAGGAGCCCCCGCGCGTGAGCTTGTAGGCGTAGCTACCCGCCGGGAGCGAGACAACCAGCTCGTACACGCCCTCGGCGAGGCGTGTCAGCTGGGTCTCCGTGCCTGCGGGGTTCCACTCGCGCCCGCCCAAAGCTACCTGGATCGTCCCCGCCAGAACCACGTTGTTGGGATCGCGGACGGGCGCGGCTGGCTCGCCACCGGAGACCGCCACCACAGGGATACTCTGCGCCCCGACCCGCACGCGAAAGCGTGGCGCGAGCCGCTCAGGGGTGAGCGACTGGGGGAGCCAGTAGCGGATCTCATCGAGCGCATCGAGGAACGCGGGCTGGGCAGGGACGGGCAGGGCAGGGTTGCGGCGTAGCATGCGGGTATTGTACCCAGCGGCCACCCCCCCCCCGCCCCCGTCCGACGGGGGAGCTTATTCCCCCGCCGGGCGGGGGTTAGGGGGTAAGGTGTAAGTGCCCGGTGTGGCGGGCCAGCTCGACGGCAAACACCAGGCACCAGAAGAGTGTCACCCAGGGCGGCTTGGCCCAGCAGCGCCACTCGCGCACGCCCTTTGCCGCGGCGATGATGTAGCAGATCGCGGAGAGTCCGGAGAGCGCGAGCAGGGCGTACTTCCCCGTGAAGATCAGCACGAGAAACGCGGCCTTGCAGAACGTAAAGGCCCAGCCCTCCCAGTCTTTTCCCGTTCGGTCTTTCATGGGGCAGGCTCTTTCATGGCTTTACCGTGAAGCGAATCCGCGAGGGGTACTTTTTCGAGTGAAAAACGGTCTGCGTTGCCTTCACAAAATCGCTGTCGTCGGCCTTTCCGATGCTCATGAACTTCTGCGGGTTGCGGTCCACGAGCGGGAACCAGCTGCTCTGAATCTGCACTTGAAGGCGGTGGCCCTTCTTGAACGTGTGGCAGATATCCCCAAGGGCGAAGTGCACCGGGGTGGGCTTGCCAGGGACAAAGGGCTCGGGCTTGGTGAAGCTGTTGCGGAACTTGCCCCGGAACGCATCGCCGCGGACAAGGCGCTGGACACCCGTGTCGGGGGAGACATCGATCACCTTCACGATCCAGTCGGAGTCGGTGCCGGTGGTGGCGACCGTGAGCTCGACCTCGATCCCGCCGACCGTGGTCATGTCCTTTGTCAGCGGGGCACTGGTGTAGGTGAGCACATCGGGGCGCTTGCTGGCGAAGCGCTGGTCCTCGGCCATGTAGCGCGAGTCGCGGCGCACGCCGGGGAAGCTGGTATAGGGAACGGGGCTTGCCGGATCAGAGACGTAGCTATCTGCTGCGGCTTTCTCATTGCTCACGGGAGCTGTCGCGAGGCCTTTTCCGGGCTGGAGGTAGAAGCTACGTGTGGGCAGGCCCTTCGGAGGCCAGGCGGAGAAGGCAAGCCACTGGTTCGAGCCCGTGGCAAAGACCCGTGCCTTGACCTTGGGATCGGGCGGTGTTCCCTTGCCCTTGAGGTAGTAGTTGAAGAACGGCAGCTCCAGCTTGTCGCGGAACGTGGCGGCGGTGTCCTGTCCAAACCTCAGGTCGTGGAAGCGGCTCCCATCACCGCCCCAGCCCCCGTGCGACCAGGGGCCGATCACGATCGACGCCGGGGTCTTGGGGCTCTGGGCTTGCAGGGCGCGGATCATGTGCTGCGGTCCCCAGAGGTCCTCGGCATCGAAGAACCCCCCGACCACCAGGAAGGCGGGCGTCATGTTCTTAAAGTGCGGCAGGGGCGTGCGCGCCTGCCAGAAGGCATCGTAGGTATCGTGCTCGATCAGGTCGTTCCAGAAGGGAATCTTGCCGTGGAAGAAGCGCTCGTTGGCGTTCTTCAAGGCCCCGAGTTTCAAATAAAAGTCGTAGGCGTTGTTGGAGTCGTAGGAGAGCTTCGGGTCGAACTCCTGCTTGCTGGGGCCTTGTCGCGGCCAGTCGAAGCCGCCGAAGCACCAGGCGAAGTTGTCCAGGAGCATGAAGGCCCCATTGTGGTGGTCGTCGTCGCCTAAGAACCAATCCGTGACGGGAGCCTGGGGCGAGACCGCCTTGAGCGCGGGGTGTGCTCGCACCGCCCCGACCGCGGCGTAGAAGCCCGGATACGAAACACCCACCATCCCCACTTTCCCATTATTGCCCTCGACATTCTTCACCAGCCAGTCGATGGTGTCGTAGGTGTCGGAGCTCTCATCGACTCCCTTGCCATCGGGGCTGAGGGGGCGGACATTCTCGTAGTCGCCCTCGGACAGGTACTTTCCCCGGACATCCTGGAAGACCAGGATGTAGTTCTCTTGCGCGTAGCTTCCCTCGACCGGGCCGAAGTCGTCCGCGCCGTAGGGCACCGAGTAGGGGGTGCGCTCCATCAGGATCGGGTGTTTCTCGCTCGTGTCTTTGGGGGTGTAGATCACGGTGTAGAGCTTGGTGCCATCGCGCATGGGAATCTGCACATCGCGCTTGGTGTAGCGCTGCTCGACCCGCCGGAGCGCCGCCGCGTGGGGCGCGGCAGCGTGCTGGGAGACAGCGGCGAGGCCAAGGGCAAGAACGGCGAGAGGGAGAGTGCGGCGCATGAAACTCATTTCCGTATCGAGGGGCGGGATTCCTGCACGGCATCGCCCCCGTTGACCGCCCCCGTTGGAGGGGGGCGTCTTGCAGTCCTAGTGCCTCGGACACAAAGGGCGCAAGCGCCCATCCCGAGTTCACTGGTCCGGTTCGCTGGCACGGGGCTTTTCCCCGAGTCGAATCGGAAGCCTATCGTCTTTGTAGAGCTTGGCAATGTGGTTGAGCTCGGGGCGTGCCCAAGCAAAGAGCGCGGGGCGGAAGAGAAAACCTACCCCTGCGATAGCCTGCGAACCAAGGATAAGAATCAGCACGAGCCCTACCAACCAGGTAAGTAGCGAAGACTTCGGGTTGTTGCGTTTTTGCCAGAAGTGCGAGATGGCTCCGAGGAGAAACGTGGCGACATTCAGGGGAAACTGCAGTATATCAATGCCGGGCTGAGGGAGGAGCCCTTCGATAAAGGCACAGCCAAGACTCGTCAGCAGTGGTAAGCCAACGAGTAGGGCAACAATTGGGGCTATCGGTTTCATGGGCGCTTTCCTCCCCATTTTATCCCGCCCGTTGGAGGGACGGGACTGAAGAGCCTGCGGCTACAAAGGGCGAGCCGCCCATACCAAATTTATGGCCGTAGGCCTTCGTGTCGGAGCCTGCGACGACAGCAAGACGCCCCCCTCCAACGGGGGCGATCTAATCGGGGGCGATCCTCACCTCGCCATCACGAGCTGTAGGCCGCTCACCTCGGGCTTTCGGCCTCGGTGGAAGACATTGTACTCGCAGAAGCTGACGGCCTCGCCGTTTTCGTTGAGGAGCTTGGTGCAGCACTGATCCACCCGCTTCTGGTCCCAAGTGTGGGCGTCCATGAAGGGCTTGACCACGATCCGAAACGTCCGGCGGCCCACGGCTTGGGGATCGTTGCGCAGGGGGAGGAGGTCTTTGACGCCGCTGTGGGCGTAGAGGGTCATCAGATCGCGGAGGGTGCGGCCCGCGCGCAGGTTCACGGTATCGCTCCAGACCCGCTTGAGCGCGCCCTCGATCAGACCGGAGAAGCTGATCTTATCGGAGAACAGGTCCAGGTAGCGCGCGACATCCAGGTGCCGCGGGAGGGGCGTGAGAGTCGTGCGTTTTTCGTCGAGAATCCCGTAGGTCAGGACGCAGCAGTCGGGGTGGGAGCAGGGGAGCCCCACAAAGTCCGCGAGCTGGAGCGCACCGTCGGTCTGGGCCACGAGGCGCTCTAACACCCCGGTCAGGGTCAGGCGTGCACCGGGATCGTAGCCGTGCTCGTAGCGCCCGTTGTTCATCACGGGCTGGTAGGTGATCCCGCAGATCGTCTCATGGGCCAGCGCAAACCGATAGAGCTCCCCGATCTCATCGTCGTTGACCCCCGCCTCGACCGTCGGCACGAGGTTGATAAACAGCCCGGCATCGGTGGCGATCCGCAGTGCCTCCTGCTTGCGTGCGACTAGGTCTTTGCCGTAGAGCCGCTCGTGGACCTCGGGGCGGAAGCTGCCGTAGGAAAAGTACAGCTCGATCCGGTCCTTGCGTGCTGTCAGCGCCTCGACCAGCTCCTTGCTCTGGGTGAGGCGCAGACCATTGGTGTTGATCACGACCCGGTCGATGGGGTACTCCAGGGCCATGTCCAGCAGCTCGATAAAGCGCGGATGAATCGTCGGCTCGCCGCCGGAGAGCATGAGCACGTCTAAGCGGCTCTGCGTGCGAAAGAAGCTATCGAGCCGCCGCCGCGCCTCGGCGTCGGGCATCATCTCGTGGCCGCGGGCATCGGCGTAGCAGGTCGGGCAGCGCAGGTTGCAGGCCTGGGTGATCTCTAGGAGCAAGACGCAGGTGGGCGGGCCATCGGCGCACTCGGTTCCCGGCCCGCAGCACCCACCCCCCGCGCTCCGGTCTACCGCGTAGGTCCGAAAGCGCTGGTACTCGGTCGCATTGCTCGCCAGCAGCGCCGTGCTCTCCCCGTGGCGCGGGCAATTCTGCCGCATCCAGATCCGCCCCGCCTCCTCGTAGATCGTCGCAGAGACCGAACGCAGGCACGTTGGGCAAAGGCCCGTTGTTTCCTCAATCATTGTGTCCCTCGCGACTTGAAGGCTATAGGCAGAAGTACTCCAAAGAGGAGAAGTGGGGAGAAACTGCGCAGGCAGTACCCGACAAAGGAGAGGGATTGGTAGAGCTCCCACTTGATTGGTAGCCCTGAGGGGGCTATTGTTAGGAGTTCGCGTGTGCTTGGTATCAGGGAGAGCATAAATAGCAGGGCGAGAATCCTCTTCGATGCCGGATTGCATGGCACGAAAACGAGGGCGAAAAAAAGACCAACACTGCCGGTTGTGGCTGGTGTGAGGAGGATTTTAGGGAAGTGGCAGAGGGCGTCGTTGCAACGGTCAAGGGTTCTTAAGTAGCTGGCTCCCAGAAATAGCCAGAGCGGGTAGGCGACGATGTAGGCGAGAGCTGCATAGAGGAGAGCATGAATAACCTCGTCGCGTCGTTTTTGCATGAGCTTTTTCCCCTTCCCGTAAGTGAGTGTATCGTGGTTTTTGGTGCCCTGAAAAAATGGGGCTAGGCGCAGGTACGTTGGGCAAAGGCCCGTTGTTTCCTCGGTGAAGGGAGTGGTTGACATCGTGTTACGAGTGCTTACCCTTTCGGTTGTGTCGTCGTTTGCGTTTTCTTGGCAAGTGGTTTGTCTTATGTTTTTTCGATGGAAAAGGTTCAGCGTTGATCTCTAGAAAGTAACCTGGATACCAGACTCCAAAGGCGATCAAGCCCGATAGACAAAGATACCGCCAGACTCCGGGAAGGAAAACCCAAGCTCCTACCCCAAGTAAAGCAAGCCCTAGAAAGAAGCAAAGGGTGAGGCGAAGCGGTGGAGCTTTCACGTCACTACTCTGGCTCGATGCCGAGCTCGCGGAGCTTGGCGGCGAGGCGCTCAGCGCGCTCGTGTTCCGCGGTGGCGCGGGCTTCCGCCGAGTTTCGGGCGGCAAGGATGGTCTCGTAGTCCTCAAAAGCACGGCCATCGGGGCCGAAGACGGTAAAGCTGCCCTCGACGAAGGCGAAGCGCACCCCAAGGCGTGGGCTTGTCCAGCCGTCCATGCTCTCGATCCGCCGCAGGCCTCCCGCTTCTCGGAGCCAGCCCTCGGCTTCGTTGAGAGTGGGATCATAGAGGTAGTACTCGTCCACCCCGTAGCGCTCGTAGAAACCTTGCTTGCGGCTCATCTCAATCACGGTATTGCCGGGCGAGAGAATCTCCACAACAACCTGTGGGGCGATATTGTCCTCTTCCCACTGTTTGTAGCTACCCCGGTGGCCCTTAGGGCGCCCAAAAACAACCAGAACATCGGGAGCAAGCCGTGTTTGTGGCTGTCCTTGCACGGGATACCAGAGCAGGTCACCCGCGACAAAGGCTAGGGGATCGTGGGCAGTGACGAACTCAAAGCCGCCTTTGAGCCGAGCGATCCACTGGAACTGCTGTGTATTGTCCGCCATCGGCTGGCCGTCGCTTTCAGGATAGAGTGTGGGGATGGTTTGTATCATCGCAGGCCTCGCTTCCTAAATTATACGTCATCGTGGGATTCCACTCAGGCAGACGAGGAAGATGCCCAGGATGAGCAGAAGTATCAGAACCGCGCTGGTGAGCAGGCCGACACAGAAGTAGGGGTAGCGTGAGCGGAGCCGGAAGTAGGCGACCACGGCGCCGATAAAGCCGATTCCTGTGCTGATCAGAATGAGCCCCGCCAGGGTTCCCAGGATGCCGTCGATTACGGGGACCTTTGTGAACGCCTCGGAGGCGCGGTCTTGGAGCTGCATCCCACACTGCGGGCAGCGAAAGAGCGGCTCCCCGAGCTCGGTCTGGCAGTTAGGGCAGCGGTAGTGTTGATACTGTTGCAAAGGGTTTCTCCTTGGCGAGCTTGTAGACAAAGAAGACAAAACCGACGAGACAGGCCCACTGTGCGGTTGAGAGCCCCCCGTGGCGGGTCGCACCGTCGCGGAAGAACTCGATCACAAAGCGGGCGGGGCAGTAGAGCACTCCTTGGAGGTACCAGAGGCCGTTCTCGGCGGGGCGGCGGTAGGTCTCTGCGACGAGTAGGAGCACAAAGATCAGAGCGCAGGCGGCGGAGAGGTAGAGCTGGGTTGGGTGGTGCCCGGCGATTGCCCAAGGGAGTGTGCACTCCCGCCCACCGCAGCAGCCCCCGAGAAAGCACCCCCAGCGCCCCACGGCCTCGCCTGCCATGAGCGCGACCGCAAAGAGATCGCCCGTCGGGCGCACCAGCCCGAGGCGCTTCTTGGCGAGCATCACGGCCAGGTAGCCCCCGAGAATCCCCCCGAGGACGCTCTTGCCGGTGCCGCCGCTGGTCGCGAGAAACTGCCCGACATTGGCCCCCAGGAGCCCTCCGATCAGCCCGGTCATCGCGACATAGCCGATTCCCTCGGTGAGGAGGCGGCGCTTTTGGGCAAAGAGGCAGAAGACTAAGATCCCAACACTATAGGCCAAGGCATAGACCTGCGATGCGGGGGTGAAGTGCATCAGGGCCGCGAGGGGAATCATAGCGCATTGTAGCGCATGCCGGGGGCTAAAAGTCCCCGACTGAAAGAAAGAGAGCGTCCCGAGGACGCGCAAACGGCGTATGCCTCTGCGTCCTCGGGACGCTCCCAGATTCGTAGGCAGGTATTTCCAATGCCCGCACGACGGCAGGTATAATGCCCACCATGAGTATTGTATTTGTTGGGACCTACACCAAAGATAACCAGAGCGACGGGGTCTATGCCTTTCGCATGGACGACACCACGGGGGCGTGGACACGGATCGCGCAGAACATCCCCAAGATCAATAACCCCTCATTTCTGGTGGCAGATCGCAAGAACCACCGCCTCTTTGCCACAGGGGAGGTGGGCGAGGGGATCGTGGCGGCGTTTCGCTACGACCCGGTGAGCGGGGCACTGACCTTTGTTAACCAGCAGCCGTCACAGGGGGCCGATCCCTGTCACCTCTCGGTGCTGAAGACGGGGAGTCATGTGCTCGTCGCCAACTACTCCAGCGGGACCTTTGCGATGCTCCCGGTCAGTGCCGATGGCTCGCTCCGCCCCGCCACGGACACGATCCAAGATAGCGGGACGGGGCCCAACAAAGGCCGCCAGGAAGGGCCGCACGCCCACTCGATCAACCTCGATACGAGCAACAAGCTGGCCTACGGCTGCGACCTGGGCACCGACAAGGTCATGATCTTCCGGCCCAACCCCAAGACCGGAAAGCTGGTCCCCAACGACCCCGCCTTTGCCGCGGTACACCCCGGCGGCGGCCCGCGCCACTTTGCATTTCATCCCAAGAAGCCGGTTGTCTACTCCATCAACGAGCTGGACTGCACGGTGACAGTCTTTGCGTGGGACAAGGTGTCGGGGGCGCTGCGCGAGCTCCAGACCATCACGACCCTCCCGCGGCCCTACCAGCCCACCGACTCCTGCGCCGATGTGCACGTGAGCGCGGACGGCAAGTTCCTCTACGGCTCCAACCGCGGCCACGATAGTATCGCGATCTTTGCAATCGGGGCGGATGGCAAGCTGACGACGGTGGGCAATGAGTCCACGCAAGGCAAGACCCCACGCAACTTCGCGATCGATCCCAGTGGGAATTTCTTGTTTGCCGCCAACCAGAATAGCAACACGATTGTCGCCTACAAGATCGACAAGAAGACCGGCAAGCTCACGGCGACCGGAGCGAAGATCGAGGTTCCTGCTCCCGTCTGCATTGTCTTTGGGTAGTTCGCTGGGGCCTGAAAGGCCCCAGCTCGAACCGCGCAAGCGCGAAGCGGGCCGAGCCCGCGGAGAAATCTAGGCGCTCAACGCGCCCACAGGGCGCTTCGCCGAAGGCGGCTTAGACGGGGCCTTTCAGGCCCCGGCGTAGACCGCGAGGCACGCGGCGAGGTTGGCGCGTGCATCGGCGGCGGACCAGGGTATGTCTGCGTTGCTCTGGAGCGCCTCGGCGAGGGAGTCGAGGTGGAAGAAGGGGGACGGGTCTGGGGTGTGCCGGGTCTCTTCGCCATTGGCCGTCACGATCCAGTCGTTGCCCTCGGGGCGGATCTGGCCGTGGGTACCGATAAAGAGCACACGGTGTGCGCCGCCGCCTGGTGCCGCCGCCCAGGTATCTTCCAGCATCACCGAGACCGCGGAGCCGCCCGCGCGTGGCTGGAGCTTGAGGAGCGCGATCCCGTAGTCCTCCAGGGGGAGAGTCGTGTGCACCCGGTTCTCGATCAGCCCCGCACTCCAGACAATCTCCCCGTCGAAGACAAAGCGTGCCAGGTCGATGGCGTAGATCGCGTGGTCGGCCCACGCGCCGGTGGGAGCCTGGCTGGAGTCGATCCACCAGCTGGGGGCACCGCTGGGCTGACCGGGCCAGGGCGACGGTAGCCCGCCGTGGCCGATCTGGTGGTAGGAGAGGGGCGTGCCGATCGCGCCGGACTGGAGCAGCTCGCGGAGCTTGAGGACCCGCGGGGTGAGGCGCTGCATGCCCTCAAACGAGCCATAGAACTTGCCCGCTACCTCCGCGGCGAC
This genomic interval from Armatimonas rosea contains the following:
- the pulA gene encoding type I pullulanase; protein product: MLRRNPALPVPAQPAFLDALDEIRYWLPQSLTPERLAPRFRVRVGAQSIPVVAVSGGEPAAPVRDPNNVVLAGTIQVALGGREWNPAGTETQLTRLAEGVYELVVSLPAGSYAYKLTRGGSWDENYGAGFVPGGANIALTVPKAQLVRFVVDFGKKTIQDSINQPATVPLPTALPERSRAAAPPARFQSVRLRLARKLTAAEVAQPLRVQFEREPERVVYVREALSDPLFHYAGGDLGAHWSRTQTTFTLWSPVAEQVTLVLGEKRHALKRGTAGVWRVTVPGDWHGTPYHYELRSYGQSRRAADIYGVAATADSARSVVADLSRTNPPGWPAPRPFVGKRATDALVYELHVRDFTIHPSSGVKPEWRGKYLGLAQKSEYLARLGVTHVHLLPIQNFNAAHSKTYNWGYETTLFNVPEEQYATQPDGDPLARIREVKTLIAALQRRGLGVVLDVVYNHTVPSEGALSAFWECVPYYYFRSNDKGELLNESGVGNALHDERPMVRKFIRESLALWAREYRIDGFRFDLLGMFTKETVAELAKEIRRHNPAALIYGEPWTGGGPLRFGKGDQRGLGVAVFNDHFRNALRGELDGPGAGFSHGGRVERPALEQAVSGSLADFAAAPTETVNYVSAHDNMTFWDKTALSLPNDPALQRAAVKLAHAAVLLSQGIPFLEGGIELGRTKGMSHNSYDAGDTANQFDWARGERFADIHAYLAGLIALRRAHPALRLHTAEQVKSTLTFLPLENGVAFRGIAFRLEGRRVKDPWSEIIVALHRFKTPSTFTLPPGPWQVAVDAQTAGTRSLGTVENRLTLAPLSATVLFRKETP
- a CDS encoding CocE/NonD family hydrolase; this translates as MRRTLPLAVLALGLAAVSQHAAAPHAAALRRVEQRYTKRDVQIPMRDGTKLYTVIYTPKDTSEKHPILMERTPYSVPYGADDFGPVEGSYAQENYILVFQDVRGKYLSEGDYENVRPLSPDGKGVDESSDTYDTIDWLVKNVEGNNGKVGMVGVSYPGFYAAVGAVRAHPALKAVSPQAPVTDWFLGDDDHHNGAFMLLDNFAWCFGGFDWPRQGPSKQEFDPKLSYDSNNAYDFYLKLGALKNANERFFHGKIPFWNDLIEHDTYDAFWQARTPLPHFKNMTPAFLVVGGFFDAEDLWGPQHMIRALQAQSPKTPASIVIGPWSHGGWGGDGSRFHDLRFGQDTAATFRDKLELPFFNYYLKGKGTPPDPKVKARVFATGSNQWLAFSAWPPKGLPTRSFYLQPGKGLATAPVSNEKAAADSYVSDPASPVPYTSFPGVRRDSRYMAEDQRFASKRPDVLTYTSAPLTKDMTTVGGIEVELTVATTGTDSDWIVKVIDVSPDTGVQRLVRGDAFRGKFRNSFTKPEPFVPGKPTPVHFALGDICHTFKKGHRLQVQIQSSWFPLVDRNPQKFMSIGKADDSDFVKATQTVFHSKKYPSRIRFTVKP
- a CDS encoding radical SAM protein, with protein sequence MIEETTGLCPTCLRSVSATIYEEAGRIWMRQNCPRHGESTALLASNATEYQRFRTYAVDRSAGGGCCGPGTECADGPPTCVLLLEITQACNLRCPTCYADARGHEMMPDAEARRRLDSFFRTQSRLDVLMLSGGEPTIHPRFIELLDMALEYPIDRVVINTNGLRLTQSKELVEALTARKDRIELYFSYGSFRPEVHERLYGKDLVARKQEALRIATDAGLFINLVPTVEAGVNDDEIGELYRFALAHETICGITYQPVMNNGRYEHGYDPGARLTLTGVLERLVAQTDGALQLADFVGLPCSHPDCCVLTYGILDEKRTTLTPLPRHLDVARYLDLFSDKISFSGLIEGALKRVWSDTVNLRAGRTLRDLMTLYAHSGVKDLLPLRNDPQAVGRRTFRIVVKPFMDAHTWDQKRVDQCCTKLLNENGEAVSFCEYNVFHRGRKPEVSGLQLVMAR
- a CDS encoding Uma2 family endonuclease, producing MIQTIPTLYPESDGQPMADNTQQFQWIARLKGGFEFVTAHDPLAFVAGDLLWYPVQGQPQTRLAPDVLVVFGRPKGHRGSYKQWEEDNIAPQVVVEILSPGNTVIEMSRKQGFYERYGVDEYYLYDPTLNEAEGWLREAGGLRRIESMDGWTSPRLGVRFAFVEGSFTVFGPDGRAFEDYETILAARNSAEARATAEHERAERLAAKLRELGIEPE
- a CDS encoding prolipoprotein diacylglyceryl transferase, which translates into the protein MIPLAALMHFTPASQVYALAYSVGILVFCLFAQKRRLLTEGIGYVAMTGLIGGLLGANVGQFLATSGGTGKSVLGGILGGYLAVMLAKKRLGLVRPTGDLFAVALMAGEAVGRWGCFLGGCCGGRECTLPWAIAGHHPTQLYLSAACALIFVLLLVAETYRRPAENGLWYLQGVLYCPARFVIEFFRDGATRHGGLSTAQWACLVGFVFFVYKLAKEKPFATVSTLPLP
- a CDS encoding lactonase family protein translates to MSIVFVGTYTKDNQSDGVYAFRMDDTTGAWTRIAQNIPKINNPSFLVADRKNHRLFATGEVGEGIVAAFRYDPVSGALTFVNQQPSQGADPCHLSVLKTGSHVLVANYSSGTFAMLPVSADGSLRPATDTIQDSGTGPNKGRQEGPHAHSINLDTSNKLAYGCDLGTDKVMIFRPNPKTGKLVPNDPAFAAVHPGGGPRHFAFHPKKPVVYSINELDCTVTVFAWDKVSGALRELQTITTLPRPYQPTDSCADVHVSADGKFLYGSNRGHDSIAIFAIGADGKLTTVGNESTQGKTPRNFAIDPSGNFLFAANQNSNTIVAYKIDKKTGKLTATGAKIEVPAPVCIVFG
- a CDS encoding Gfo/Idh/MocA family protein produces the protein MRFGVALLGLDHWYTAHGVCEIASKSERVALIGVSSPDATHRAWASEKYPEIQVTETAAPLLARDDVHLVAICAPTAAAPELAKQALAAGKHVVAVKPPARTVAELDSVIVAAEVAGKFYGSFEGMQRLTPRVLKLRELLQSGAIGTPLSYHQIGHGGLPSPWPGQPSGAPSWWIDSSQAPTGAWADHAIYAIDLARFVFDGEIVWSAGLIENRVHTTLPLEDYGIALLKLQPRAGGSAVSVMLEDTWAAAPGGGAHRVLFIGTHGQIRPEGNDWIVTANGEETRHTPDPSPFFHLDSLAEALQSNADIPWSAADARANLAACLAVYAGA